From a region of the Campylobacter showae genome:
- a CDS encoding LptF/LptG family permease — translation MNLYARYVGWLYFKYFMILFVALTLFYIGIDILTNLKDMPASANLKLLYFGLTSLTAVNYVLPLALIFALITSKFSMIRSNELVSFYALGIDKNRLIKPPFYIALAITFIYVGLNFTPFAYAYEYGRNIVKLSNLSRTSSDIFLKFEGKFVYVDSLNPISGEAKDVRIFDIDSSNLRSATFGESGKFIDDAWLLKNAKIVNLPQNIKLGEKGLDIKTPSELKTLENFKPKTIESASAESSAITIPDAVDYILAFKDEGIGLNSTKTTLYNLAFAPFFAPFMVLIIYYFLPITGRFFNLALKSFIFTIASLCVWGALFVMMRFARNGVVSPEVGVLLPIILLGAYAFYLRFGSR, via the coding sequence ATGAACCTTTACGCGCGTTACGTCGGCTGGCTTTATTTTAAATATTTCATGATTTTATTCGTCGCGCTCACGCTTTTTTACATCGGCATCGACATCCTAACCAACCTAAAAGACATGCCCGCAAGCGCGAACCTAAAGCTACTTTATTTTGGCCTTACCTCGCTCACGGCGGTAAACTACGTTCTGCCTCTCGCGCTCATTTTTGCGCTTATAACTAGCAAATTTAGCATGATCCGCAGTAACGAGCTAGTTAGTTTTTACGCGCTGGGTATCGATAAAAATCGCCTGATCAAGCCGCCTTTTTATATCGCGCTTGCCATCACGTTTATTTACGTCGGGCTAAATTTCACACCTTTTGCCTACGCCTACGAGTATGGGCGAAACATCGTGAAACTCTCGAATTTATCGCGTACGAGTTCGGATATTTTCTTAAAATTCGAAGGCAAATTTGTCTATGTGGATAGCCTAAATCCTATTAGCGGCGAGGCAAAAGACGTGCGGATATTTGACATAGACAGCAGCAACTTGCGCAGCGCTACCTTTGGCGAAAGCGGGAAGTTTATAGACGATGCGTGGCTTTTAAAAAATGCTAAAATCGTAAATTTGCCGCAAAATATTAAGCTTGGCGAAAAGGGGCTTGATATCAAAACGCCAAGCGAGCTAAAAACGCTTGAAAATTTTAAACCAAAAACAATAGAAAGCGCGTCAGCGGAGAGCTCGGCGATCACGATTCCTGATGCAGTGGATTATATTTTGGCGTTTAAAGACGAAGGTATCGGGCTAAATTCGACCAAAACTACGCTTTATAACCTCGCTTTTGCGCCTTTTTTTGCGCCGTTTATGGTGCTCATTATTTACTATTTTTTGCCGATTACCGGACGATTTTTTAATCTCGCCTTAAAAAGCTTTATCTTCACAATCGCCTCGCTTTGCGTCTGGGGTGCGCTTTTTGTGATGATGAGATTTGCTAGAAACGGCGTCGTCTCGCCCGAGGTCGGCGTGCTTTTACCGATTATTTTACTTGGTGCTTACGCTTTTTATCTGCGTTTTGGGAGTCGTTAA
- the pth gene encoding aminoacyl-tRNA hydrolase — translation MILIVGLGNPGPEYSKTRHNVGFMLIDRLKNSNFTDVSSAKFQGELFKFQNILFLKPTTFMNLSGRSVKAVADFYKPERIIVIHDDLDLNFGVVKFKKGGGNGGHNGLKSIDALMGADYERVRIGIGRSAHKGESAVTGHVLGEFNAEEKEGLEKILNYCENALNELIKTDIDAVSQKFSTKKGIL, via the coding sequence TTGATACTCATAGTCGGACTGGGAAACCCTGGTCCCGAGTACTCCAAAACAAGACACAATGTCGGCTTTATGCTGATAGATAGACTCAAAAACTCAAATTTTACGGATGTAAGCTCGGCCAAATTTCAAGGCGAGCTGTTTAAATTTCAAAATATACTTTTTTTAAAGCCAACTACTTTTATGAATCTAAGCGGACGAAGCGTGAAAGCCGTCGCAGATTTTTACAAGCCTGAGCGTATTATCGTGATTCATGATGACCTTGATCTAAATTTCGGCGTCGTTAAATTTAAAAAGGGCGGCGGAAATGGCGGACACAACGGGCTAAAATCAATCGACGCATTAATGGGTGCAGACTACGAGCGCGTACGTATCGGTATCGGTAGAAGCGCGCACAAAGGCGAAAGCGCGGTAACCGGCCACGTGCTTGGCGAATTTAACGCAGAGGAAAAAGAGGGGCTGGAAAAGATTTTGAACTACTGTGAAAACGCGCTAAATGAGCTTATAAAAACCGACATCGACGCCGTTTCGCAAAAATTCTCAACCAAAAAAGGTATTTTGTGA
- a CDS encoding 50S ribosomal protein L25/general stress protein Ctc, with protein MLEGIVRESIGKKASKALRRDGYLIANIYGKGLENVQAAFKINDFIKEVRKKESLAFDVKVGGKTLKVVVVEYQKDPVTNALKHVDLKVALPGVVSKYMIPVKPYGTPVGLKNKGVLIVSKRRLAVKCTAENLPNSFDIDVSGLDIDDTVLVRDITVPAGVTMIDADRVAVLGVIKAK; from the coding sequence ATGTTAGAAGGTATCGTTAGAGAGAGTATCGGTAAAAAGGCGTCAAAAGCCTTGAGAAGAGATGGTTATCTAATCGCCAATATTTACGGCAAGGGATTAGAGAACGTGCAGGCCGCTTTTAAAATCAATGATTTTATAAAAGAGGTTCGCAAAAAAGAGAGCCTTGCGTTTGACGTAAAAGTAGGCGGAAAAACCTTAAAAGTCGTAGTAGTCGAATACCAAAAAGACCCTGTGACAAACGCGCTAAAACACGTTGATTTAAAGGTTGCGCTTCCAGGCGTCGTCTCAAAATATATGATCCCGGTTAAACCTTACGGAACTCCTGTGGGTCTAAAAAATAAAGGCGTTTTGATCGTCTCAAAAAGACGCTTAGCCGTAAAATGCACGGCTGAAAATTTGCCGAATTCATTTGACATAGACGTTAGCGGTCTTGATATAGACGACACTGTCCTAGTGCGCGATATAACCGTTCCTGCGGGCGTTACTATGATCGATGCTGACCGCGTAGCGGTTCTAGGCGTAATAAAAGCTAAATAA
- a CDS encoding type IV pilus twitching motility protein PilT, with protein MKPLRFTSSQQEDAMDYEPIGSSIKFDTQDDELERIINLRANAVKNDIQKIRDKNKEDSQEEQIIELKSEKDEQKIGEVTDKNLSDHEPVFKFGQNFDFENLPALKPIDDEPVKIKEAAETVKFDGFIEPGDLEAKKHELSENLQAINEALSEIDALDEMSPKKDEFDETTKATAQEQSICDETPDIKFGGDNVSLDDLGIKFTQEEVGMQQHPSEKDQILDFFQNEFSIVQDEENKDIEDKIGTINDDGASDKNEINAIPAQPNLNVGFGDDRQNKEQKNIDESINLRESQAQNLEPNFAQMQTAANKVAAQAQTINDKQENQTNTLKKPEARPVKYKDRAALLAELGIGMEDETFGTPIRTTVPQSDEENEKKAEMKVILDGYLAKLIELGGSDLHVKSNKVVRGRFNGEIFTMGDKILDYDNSILLAKEILGANYYNLMKRKSVDFTYKLNDDYRFRSNVFLQMDGVSFVFRTIPTKIPTMSELLLPPVIEKLCNKVNRGIVLATGPTGSGKTTTLASMINHLNHTKNYHIVTIEDPIEFIYNDDKSVINQRGIGQDVDSFADALRASLREDPDVIFVGEMRDLETVRTAINAAETGHLVLATLHTLDAKETIGRVINMFPKEEQNRIRMTFASVAEAIISQRLVVTTAGKRRVACEIMVKNIRIRDMILEDRDSEIYDAIEQSKNTYGMQTFEQHLLDMYTSGIITKEEALKSASRRENLDIKIKSADLAKKRAMVASIEEDADLLKEFQSEVIALKDIK; from the coding sequence ATGAAGCCTTTGAGATTTACTTCGTCGCAGCAAGAAGATGCAATGGACTACGAGCCTATCGGTTCTAGTATTAAATTTGACACTCAAGACGACGAACTTGAGCGTATCATAAATCTAAGAGCGAATGCGGTAAAAAACGATATACAAAAAATAAGAGATAAAAATAAAGAAGATTCGCAAGAAGAGCAAATAATAGAGCTAAAATCTGAAAAAGATGAGCAGAAGATCGGTGAAGTTACAGATAAAAATTTGAGCGATCATGAGCCCGTGTTTAAATTTGGACAAAATTTTGATTTTGAGAACCTGCCTGCGCTCAAACCCATAGACGACGAGCCCGTAAAAATCAAAGAAGCGGCGGAAACCGTCAAATTTGACGGTTTTATCGAGCCCGGTGATTTGGAGGCAAAAAAACACGAGTTAAGCGAAAATCTCCAAGCTATCAACGAAGCACTGAGCGAAATAGACGCACTGGACGAGATGTCGCCAAAAAAAGATGAGTTTGACGAGACTACGAAAGCTACGGCGCAAGAACAGTCGATTTGCGATGAAACGCCGGATATAAAATTTGGCGGAGATAACGTAAGTTTGGATGATTTGGGTATTAAATTTACGCAAGAAGAGGTCGGCATGCAACAGCACCCTAGCGAAAAGGATCAAATTTTAGACTTTTTTCAAAACGAATTTAGCATAGTTCAAGATGAAGAAAATAAAGATATAGAGGATAAAATCGGCACAATCAATGACGATGGCGCCAGCGACAAAAACGAGATAAACGCAATCCCTGCGCAGCCGAATTTAAACGTTGGTTTTGGAGACGATCGGCAAAATAAAGAGCAAAAAAATATCGACGAATCCATAAATTTGCGCGAATCGCAAGCGCAAAATTTAGAGCCGAATTTCGCACAAATGCAAACTGCCGCAAATAAAGTTGCGGCGCAAGCGCAAACTATAAACGATAAGCAAGAAAACCAAACAAATACGTTAAAAAAACCTGAAGCGCGACCGGTTAAATACAAGGACAGGGCGGCGCTTTTAGCCGAGCTTGGCATCGGTATGGAAGATGAAACTTTCGGGACGCCGATTAGAACCACGGTGCCGCAGAGCGACGAAGAGAACGAAAAAAAAGCCGAAATGAAGGTTATACTGGATGGGTATCTAGCAAAACTTATCGAGCTTGGCGGTAGCGACTTGCATGTAAAATCCAACAAAGTAGTTCGCGGTAGATTTAACGGCGAGATATTTACGATGGGCGATAAAATTTTAGATTACGACAACTCGATACTACTTGCAAAGGAGATTTTAGGGGCGAATTATTACAATCTTATGAAAAGAAAGAGCGTGGATTTTACATATAAATTAAACGACGACTACCGTTTCCGTTCAAACGTCTTTTTGCAGATGGATGGCGTATCTTTCGTATTTAGAACGATTCCGACGAAAATTCCTACGATGTCCGAGCTTTTATTGCCGCCGGTTATTGAAAAGCTTTGCAATAAAGTAAATAGAGGTATCGTCCTAGCAACGGGACCTACCGGTAGCGGTAAAACTACGACGTTAGCTAGTATGATAAATCACCTAAATCACACGAAAAACTACCATATCGTCACTATCGAAGATCCGATCGAGTTTATCTACAATGACGACAAAAGCGTAATAAATCAGCGCGGTATCGGCCAAGACGTAGATAGCTTTGCCGACGCGTTAAGAGCCTCTTTGCGCGAGGACCCGGATGTTATATTTGTAGGCGAGATGAGAGACCTAGAGACTGTTAGAACCGCGATAAATGCAGCAGAAACAGGACACTTGGTGCTTGCTACGCTTCACACCCTTGATGCTAAAGAAACTATCGGCCGCGTCATAAATATGTTTCCTAAAGAGGAGCAAAACCGCATAAGGATGACCTTTGCCTCGGTTGCGGAGGCTATTATATCTCAGCGCCTTGTCGTAACTACGGCAGGCAAACGCCGCGTCGCTTGCGAAATAATGGTAAAAAACATAAGAATAAGAGATATGATCTTAGAAGATAGAGATAGCGAAATTTACGACGCGATAGAACAAAGTAAAAATACATACGGAATGCAGACCTTCGAGCAGCATTTGCTTGACATGTATACTTCGGGAATTATTACAAAAGAAGAAGCGCTAAAAAGCGCTAGCAGAAGAGAAAACCTCGATATCAAAATCAAGAGCGCCGACCTTGCTAAAAAAAGAGCGATGGTTGCCTCTATCGAAGAGGACGCCGATCTCTTAAAAGAATTTCAAAGCGAAGTTATTGCGCTCAAAGATATCAAGTAA
- a CDS encoding transaldolase: MFNNDINFSLWCDFIERDFLQDEFENLLQIGAINGVTSNPSIFKAAFLSDSYKDVIGQMSKKYPKALYEALAVQDIKIAATKLLRHYANGDDGFVSIEVDPSFCDNAAATVDEGARLHAEIGMPNVMIKIPATKAGFEAMSALTARGIAVNATLIFSPEQAVACLDAFEEGVKAYEKKFPLTPLPKSVISIFVSRFDRLLDEKMRKNSLPTGQIGIMNATKIYKIIENRSLPTTRALFASTGVKGDELAKDYYVKELMYQNAVNTAPLDTIKAFMAGKNEPKTAVSDDSIEKFFGVVKRADIDMEKVYKDLLNDGLKQFVTAFEDIMKALK; the protein is encoded by the coding sequence ATGTTTAATAACGATATAAATTTTTCATTGTGGTGTGACTTTATCGAGCGCGACTTTTTGCAGGACGAGTTTGAAAATTTGCTCCAAATCGGCGCGATTAACGGCGTGACCTCAAATCCGTCTATCTTTAAAGCCGCGTTTTTGTCGGACTCCTACAAGGACGTCATCGGCCAAATGAGCAAAAAATATCCAAAGGCGCTTTACGAGGCGCTCGCGGTGCAAGATATCAAGATAGCCGCGACCAAGCTTTTGAGGCATTACGCAAACGGCGACGACGGGTTTGTTAGTATCGAGGTCGATCCTAGCTTTTGCGATAACGCTGCAGCTACGGTGGATGAGGGCGCTAGACTGCACGCAGAAATCGGCATGCCAAACGTCATGATCAAAATCCCTGCGACAAAAGCCGGCTTTGAAGCTATGAGCGCATTAACCGCGCGCGGTATCGCGGTAAATGCGACGCTAATTTTCTCGCCGGAGCAAGCCGTAGCGTGTTTGGATGCTTTTGAAGAGGGCGTAAAGGCTTATGAGAAAAAATTTCCGCTAACGCCGCTACCAAAAAGCGTGATTAGCATTTTTGTTAGCAGGTTTGATCGCTTGCTAGATGAAAAAATGCGTAAAAACTCGCTACCGACGGGTCAAATCGGCATCATGAACGCGACTAAAATTTACAAAATCATAGAAAACAGAAGCTTGCCGACGACGCGCGCGCTATTTGCTAGCACGGGCGTAAAGGGCGATGAGTTGGCAAAGGATTATTACGTAAAAGAGCTTATGTATCAAAACGCGGTAAATACGGCCCCGCTTGATACTATCAAGGCCTTTATGGCGGGCAAAAACGAACCAAAAACAGCTGTTAGCGACGATAGTATAGAGAAATTTTTCGGCGTGGTAAAAAGAGCCGATATAGACATGGAGAAGGTTTACAAAGACTTGCTAAACGACGGCTTAAAGCAGTTTGTGACGGCATTTGAAGATATAATGAAAGCGCTTAAATGA
- the serB gene encoding phosphoserine phosphatase SerB, producing MIKLCVFDFDSTLMDGETIDFLAAAKGVGDEVSEITAKAMAGELDFFESLTRRVSLLKGLELAKVDQICSNLPLMPGAAELIAHLKSKDIKVVVFSGGFHSGTDRAQEKLKFDASFANILHHKDGVLTGLVGGEMMFGFSKGAMLANLQNLLGISKEQTMSVGDGANDLSMFEHSNLKIAFCAKQILRQAATCCVDKKDLREIINLI from the coding sequence TTGATAAAGCTTTGCGTATTTGATTTTGATTCGACGCTGATGGACGGCGAGACGATAGATTTTCTAGCTGCAGCAAAGGGCGTGGGCGATGAGGTCAGTGAAATAACTGCAAAAGCGATGGCGGGCGAGCTTGATTTTTTTGAGAGCTTGACGCGCCGAGTGTCGCTTTTAAAGGGGCTTGAGCTCGCTAAAGTAGATCAAATTTGCTCAAATTTACCGCTCATGCCAGGAGCCGCCGAGCTGATCGCACATCTAAAAAGCAAAGACATCAAGGTCGTAGTTTTTAGCGGCGGATTTCACTCGGGCACCGATAGAGCGCAAGAAAAGCTCAAATTTGACGCTAGCTTCGCCAATATCCTGCACCACAAAGACGGCGTCCTAACTGGGCTTGTGGGCGGCGAGATGATGTTTGGCTTTTCAAAGGGAGCGATGCTTGCAAATTTACAAAATTTGCTTGGAATCTCAAAAGAGCAGACGATGAGCGTGGGCGACGGCGCCAACGACCTATCAATGTTTGAGCATTCAAATTTAAAAATCGCATTTTGCGCGAAGCAAATTTTGAGGCAAGCGGCAACTTGTTGCGTGGATAAAAAAGATTTGCGCGAGATCATAAATTTGATATAA
- a CDS encoding chemotaxis protein CheW — protein MNDKLNQVLKRQKRQVIDPSEKEREEIVQLVGFIVGDEEYAIPILNIQEIIKPIEYTRVPSVPEYVLGVFNLRGSVIPLIDLRKKFSLNAAKPSPSTRYIVMKEGDNVAGFVIDRLTEAIRIQQNRIDPPPETLLKDKGMIYGIGKRDNNILTILKVETLLKRDF, from the coding sequence ATGAACGACAAACTAAATCAGGTTCTAAAAAGACAAAAAAGACAGGTGATAGACCCGAGCGAAAAAGAGCGCGAGGAGATCGTCCAGCTAGTCGGCTTTATTGTTGGCGACGAGGAGTATGCGATACCTATTTTAAATATCCAAGAGATCATTAAGCCCATCGAATACACTCGCGTACCTAGCGTGCCTGAGTATGTTTTGGGCGTGTTTAATCTGCGCGGTAGCGTCATCCCGCTAATCGACTTGAGAAAGAAATTTTCTCTAAACGCCGCAAAACCGAGCCCAAGCACGAGGTATATCGTGATGAAAGAGGGCGATAACGTCGCGGGATTTGTGATTGATAGGCTAACGGAGGCCATCAGAATACAGCAAAACAGGATCGATCCGCCGCCTGAAACGCTTTTAAAAGACAAAGGTATGATTTACGGTATCGGCAAAAGAGACAACAATATCCTTACGATTTTAAAAGTCGAAACATTGCTAAAGCGCGATTTCTAG
- a CDS encoding hybrid sensor histidine kinase/response regulator: protein MDDMREIMEDFLVEAFELVEQIDHDLIELESNPEDLELLNRIFRVAHTVKGSSSFLNFDILTKLTHHMEDVLNKARRNELKITPDIMDVVLESVDMMKGLLHGIRDSGNDTDVGIEIEDICKRLTAISEGEAPSAAASKPAPAAPEPVVETPKEPEPEPVSDENLSNLSDDEVEAEIERLLKVRKAEDQARRAQKAAAGEAPKPAAPAAPQASAPSNSAPAPKPAPAKPANKKEDKKVPAPSSGASADEQTIRVEVKRLDHLMNLIGELVLGKNRLLKIYDDVEERYEGEKFLEELNQVVSSLSLVTTDIQLAVMKTRMLPIAKVFNKFPRMIRDLSRELNKQIDLEITGEETELDKSIVEQIGDPLVHMIRNSCDHGIEDGPTRLAAGKPEKGTIQLKAYNEGNHIVVEITDDGKGLDADMLKARSIEKGIITEREADTMSDKEAFGLIFKPGFSTAAKVTNVSGRGVGMDVVKTNIEKLNGIIDIESEVGKGTTMKLKIPLTLAIIQSLLVGAQEEFFAIPLASVLETVRVPIDDIYTIDGKNVLRLRDEVLSLVKLSDIFGVKQVFDGGDQTYVVVIGVAEAKLGIIVDSLVGQEEIVIKSMGDYLQNIPGIAGATIRGDGRVTLIIDVGMMMEMAKDIKVDIKASMESSKSVKEKPSDYKVLIVDDSKMDRTIMQKSLAPLGVTIIEATNGVEALAIVKSGEHALDAMLIDIEMPRMDGYTLAGEIRKYSKYRNLPLIAVTSRTSKTDRLRGVEVGMTEYITKPYSSEYLENVVRKNIKLIG, encoded by the coding sequence ATGGATGATATGAGAGAAATAATGGAAGACTTCCTGGTTGAAGCCTTCGAACTAGTAGAACAAATAGACCATGACCTTATAGAGCTTGAGTCAAACCCTGAAGATTTAGAGCTTTTAAATAGAATTTTCCGAGTTGCACATACGGTCAAGGGGTCATCGAGCTTTTTAAATTTCGATATCCTTACTAAGCTTACTCATCATATGGAGGACGTGCTAAACAAAGCTCGCCGAAATGAACTAAAGATAACTCCGGATATCATGGACGTGGTGCTGGAGTCCGTAGATATGATGAAGGGGCTACTCCACGGTATCAGAGATAGCGGTAACGATACGGACGTAGGCATAGAGATAGAAGATATCTGCAAAAGACTAACCGCGATATCTGAAGGCGAAGCCCCGAGTGCGGCCGCTAGCAAGCCTGCTCCCGCAGCGCCAGAGCCTGTGGTAGAGACGCCGAAAGAGCCTGAGCCCGAACCCGTTAGCGATGAGAATTTATCAAATTTAAGCGACGACGAGGTCGAAGCTGAGATAGAAAGACTGCTGAAAGTAAGAAAGGCCGAGGATCAGGCAAGACGGGCCCAAAAAGCAGCAGCAGGCGAAGCGCCAAAACCTGCAGCGCCTGCCGCACCTCAAGCTTCTGCACCGTCAAATTCAGCTCCGGCTCCAAAGCCCGCTCCAGCAAAGCCTGCCAACAAAAAAGAGGACAAAAAAGTACCCGCTCCATCAAGCGGAGCTAGCGCGGACGAGCAAACTATACGCGTCGAGGTTAAGCGCCTAGATCACCTGATGAACCTGATCGGCGAGTTGGTGCTTGGCAAAAACAGGTTGCTCAAAATTTACGACGACGTCGAGGAGAGGTACGAAGGCGAGAAATTCCTCGAGGAGCTAAATCAAGTAGTGTCTAGCCTAAGCCTAGTGACTACCGACATACAGCTAGCCGTTATGAAAACGAGGATGCTACCTATCGCGAAGGTGTTTAATAAATTCCCTCGTATGATCCGCGATCTAAGCCGCGAGCTAAATAAGCAAATCGACCTTGAAATCACGGGTGAGGAGACAGAGCTTGATAAATCTATCGTCGAGCAAATCGGCGATCCGCTGGTGCATATGATAAGAAACTCGTGCGACCACGGCATCGAAGACGGTCCTACCAGACTAGCCGCGGGAAAACCGGAAAAAGGCACTATTCAGCTAAAAGCCTACAACGAAGGCAACCATATCGTAGTCGAGATCACCGACGACGGTAAGGGACTAGATGCCGATATGCTAAAGGCACGCTCGATAGAAAAGGGCATCATCACCGAGCGCGAAGCCGATACTATGAGCGATAAAGAGGCGTTTGGGCTTATATTTAAGCCGGGATTTTCGACTGCGGCTAAGGTAACTAACGTAAGCGGTCGCGGCGTGGGAATGGACGTCGTAAAGACTAATATCGAAAAGCTAAACGGCATAATCGACATCGAAAGCGAAGTGGGCAAGGGCACGACGATGAAGCTAAAGATCCCGCTCACGCTAGCTATCATCCAGTCGCTTTTAGTAGGCGCTCAGGAGGAGTTTTTCGCTATTCCTCTAGCAAGCGTTTTAGAGACCGTGCGCGTACCGATCGACGATATCTATACGATCGACGGTAAAAACGTACTTAGACTACGCGACGAAGTGCTATCGCTAGTTAAGCTCTCAGATATCTTCGGCGTCAAGCAGGTCTTTGACGGCGGCGATCAGACATACGTGGTCGTTATCGGCGTAGCGGAAGCAAAGCTTGGCATCATCGTAGATAGCCTCGTAGGGCAAGAGGAGATCGTCATAAAATCAATGGGCGATTATCTGCAAAATATCCCTGGAATCGCGGGCGCAACGATAAGAGGCGACGGCCGCGTAACGCTCATCATCGACGTAGGTATGATGATGGAGATGGCAAAAGATATAAAAGTAGACATAAAAGCTAGCATGGAATCCTCAAAAAGCGTCAAAGAAAAACCGAGCGATTATAAAGTGCTGATCGTCGACGACTCGAAGATGGATAGAACTATAATGCAAAAATCGCTCGCACCTCTTGGCGTAACCATTATCGAGGCTACTAACGGCGTTGAGGCTCTAGCTATCGTAAAATCGGGCGAACACGCGCTTGATGCGATGCTAATCGATATCGAAATGCCGAGGATGGACGGCTACACGCTAGCGGGCGAAATTAGAAAGTATTCAAAATATAGAAATTTGCCGCTTATTGCGGTAACCTCAAGGACGTCAAAGACCGACAGGCTAAGAGGAGTGGAGGTAGGAATGACTGAGTACATCACCAAGCCGTATTCGTCCGAGTACCTTGAAAACGTAGTTAGAAAAAATATCAAACTAATAGGATAG
- a CDS encoding chemotaxis protein, with protein sequence MLNNGTLKTGSNEMELVDFRIFKQSGDNVYEGIYGVNVAKVREIIKMPNLTELPGVPEYIEGIFDLRGVVIPVINLAKWMQINEPKGGAIKPRVIIAEFSGILIGFIVHEAKRIRRISWADIEAATFASNAGTLDKGKITGVTRIENDEVLLILDLESVVEELGIYSPKMEVEIDQSKLLSGLALVLDDSSTARKLVKDMLEKMGLKVVEAKDGVEGLARMEDLYEMYGDKLNNFLRVILSDIEMPQMDGYRFASTIKDDPRYTGIPIIFNSSLSNDYSEAQSREAGAAAYLTKFDASLFYNEVLRVIEAHKK encoded by the coding sequence ATGCTTAACAACGGCACATTAAAAACCGGTTCAAATGAGATGGAGCTTGTTGATTTTCGTATCTTTAAGCAGTCGGGGGACAATGTATACGAGGGTATATACGGCGTCAACGTCGCTAAGGTACGCGAGATCATCAAGATGCCTAATTTAACCGAACTTCCCGGAGTACCCGAGTATATCGAGGGGATTTTTGACCTTCGCGGCGTAGTGATACCTGTCATAAATTTAGCCAAATGGATGCAGATAAACGAGCCTAAGGGCGGAGCTATCAAGCCTCGCGTTATTATCGCCGAATTTAGCGGGATATTGATAGGCTTTATCGTCCATGAGGCAAAACGCATTAGGCGCATAAGCTGGGCGGATATCGAAGCGGCGACTTTTGCCTCAAACGCCGGAACGCTGGATAAAGGCAAGATAACAGGCGTAACTCGCATCGAAAACGACGAAGTTTTGCTCATACTAGACCTTGAAAGCGTCGTCGAAGAGCTTGGCATTTATAGCCCGAAAATGGAAGTAGAGATTGATCAAAGTAAGCTTTTGAGCGGTTTAGCACTAGTGCTAGACGATAGCTCGACGGCAAGAAAACTAGTAAAAGATATGCTAGAAAAAATGGGACTAAAAGTAGTCGAAGCAAAAGACGGCGTAGAGGGGCTTGCTAGGATGGAGGATCTTTACGAGATGTACGGCGATAAGTTAAATAACTTTTTAAGAGTGATTTTGAGCGATATCGAGATGCCTCAGATGGACGGATACCGCTTTGCATCGACGATAAAAGACGATCCGAGATATACGGGAATTCCTATCATATTTAACTCTTCTTTAAGCAACGACTATAGCGAAGCTCAAAGCAGAGAGGCCGGAGCCGCAGCATATCTAACCAAATTTGACGCATCGCTATTTTATAACGAGGTGCTTCGCGTGATCGAAGCGCACAAGAAATAA
- a CDS encoding UDP-2,3-diacylglucosamine diphosphatase, which produces MPEQIVVKSGAIFIADSHENENRENFWHFLCALKSGEIKTSQLFLMGDMFDFLAGECEFFVKFYERYVRAIDELGEEMEIYYFEGNHDFNLAPLFKNVKAYPIGAQPVKFSSECGQSVLIAHGDIFLPFVAKNALRFLRVKIFLKTMNFFDKFLNFRLSKRILNKLKRKILDYKIPNFKNLVEAKMRRYNVFYEADIIIEGHYHQGEQYTIGKQKYINVPSFACEQSYFVVEYGQNIKFARKSVKV; this is translated from the coding sequence ATGCCTGAGCAAATCGTCGTAAAAAGCGGTGCGATCTTTATCGCCGACTCGCACGAAAACGAAAATCGCGAAAATTTCTGGCATTTTTTGTGCGCATTAAAAAGCGGCGAGATAAAGACGTCACAGCTATTTTTGATGGGCGATATGTTTGATTTTTTGGCGGGCGAGTGCGAGTTTTTCGTCAAATTTTACGAGCGATACGTCCGCGCGATCGACGAACTGGGCGAGGAAATGGAAATTTATTATTTCGAGGGAAATCACGACTTTAACCTCGCGCCTCTGTTTAAAAACGTCAAAGCCTATCCGATCGGCGCTCAGCCGGTTAAATTTTCCTCTGAGTGCGGACAGAGCGTGCTTATCGCGCACGGAGATATATTTTTGCCTTTTGTCGCAAAAAACGCTTTGAGATTTTTACGCGTCAAAATTTTTTTAAAAACGATGAATTTTTTCGATAAATTTTTAAATTTTAGACTCTCGAAACGAATTTTAAATAAGCTTAAACGAAAAATTTTAGATTATAAAATACCGAATTTTAAGAATTTAGTCGAAGCAAAAATGCGCCGATATAACGTATTTTACGAGGCTGACATCATCATCGAGGGGCACTATCACCAAGGCGAACAGTACACGATAGGTAAACAAAAATATATAAATGTTCCATCTTTTGCATGCGAGCAAAGCTATTTTGTAGTAGAATACGGCCAAAATATTAAGTTTGCTCGAAAGAGCGTAAAGGTTTAA